The following DNA comes from Pseudophryne corroboree isolate aPseCor3 chromosome 8, aPseCor3.hap2, whole genome shotgun sequence.
tactgtgctcctcgatactcgtatggtacagctccgccagcgcgagggacagatgcaggctccaaaaggtggtcagaaccgcagagaagatcatcggggccgaccttccctcagtccaggacctgtacctgtccagagctaaaaagcgggcaatgaagatagtaaaagaccagctacaccccggcctcagcatgtttaacttgcttccttcaggcaggcgttacagggctgtcctcgccaggtccaccagaagcctcaaaagtttctttcaccaagcggtccgcctgctgaactcctgaacattgactgactagatgtacatgtaactaacttgtgtccctacggtatacctatctgtgtgactttacttgcccccccccccccacctgcttatctgttacctacttggctgttgtatagcaaaccaaagacaaatttctagtatacgcaagtatacctggccaataaagcggattctgataacgcaggcgtgtcatggccgttttcagggtgtgtatctACTGACGGCTGCAAGTTCATACGTGCAAACACCTGGTACCTGCGTTGCTACTGCTGTGTCGCCATAGACTAACCCTTAACCTCAATGTTCCTCGTCTGTATTAATGAATTGCGATGGATCCgatgggcgtctcttttcatttcacttgctaacattagcagttccacagcctaaaataaaaaaatcacatctGCCTAGGCAagagtgtacaaacatgaattatgccCTATGTGCATATATGTGCTGTAAGTCCCACTGTCATTCATAGAAATTAGTAACAGTTTTCTACTTTCCTCTATAAGCAGAATACGTCCTACATTCAGGTCTGACATGATTCTGGAGAGCTGTAATCTCCAGGTGTCGCTGACTGTGGAATTCTAATGAAGTTGGAATCTAACTAGAGACTGGGTTCCGAGATATAAAAGAAGAGCCGTGCTGGAGGAATCCTCTTTTAAAAAAACCAAAATGATTTAacacttaccttttttttttttttattaacgagaacagaggttctcaaatgcggacctcaaggcacctcaacggtcaaggttttaagtttatctatgcttggccacaggtggcttaattagtaccttaatcaatttgatttaaccatctgtgctgagccatggatatacctaaaacctggactgttggtgtgtcTTCAGGACAGTGTTTGAGAACACCTGGGTTAGAATATAAAGAGGTAAAATAAAGTCTATAAAAGACTAATCTGTAAAATGTAAAACAATTTTTATTATATAAATTCTACAAGAACTGTACTTTATTTTTAACTTACAAAatgtacaaaaataggattttaaatacctaccagtaaatacttttctcgtagtccgtagaagatgctggggtccacattagtaccatgggtgtaggatgggtccactaggagccatgggcactttaagagattaatagtgtgggctggctcctcactctatgcccctcctaccagactcagtctagaaacattGCTCGATGAGACGGATATACTTCAAGAGAAggtaatacacagatagtggtgagactcacaccagctcacacgtacaacaaaaggaaagccaagctaaccaacgatTCAGCAATGGCTTAACtaacaaactgaaccaagtaacaatgcaggaatatgaagcactgggcgggcgcccagcatcctctacagactacgagaaaaggatttactggtaggtaattaaaatcctattttctcttacatcctagaggatgctggggtccacattagtaccatggggatggaccaaaactcccagtacgggagggagagtgcggagattcctgcagaacagactgaccaaactttaggtcctcagaggccaaagtatcgaacttgtagaacttagcaaacgtgttcgaccctgaccaagtagctgctcggcaaagcggtaaagccgagacaccccggacggctgcccaggaagaacccactttatgagtagagtgtgccttaacagattttggacacggcaagcctgccgtagaatgagcgtgctggatagtgaacctaatcctgcgagaaaatgtctgcttagaagcagaacacccaaccttgttgggatcataaaggacaaacagatcaTTCGACTTCTTGTGACGAGCAGTTCtcatcacatagattttcaaagcccttacaacatccaaggactttgaggtaattgaggagtcagtagccactgacaccacaataggttggttgatatgaaaagccgacgcgttacgagctcagctctatcctcatggaaaatcaagtagagcttcttgcatgacaatgcccccaattccgacacacgtcgagcagacgccaatgccaacagagtgaccgccttccaagtaaaaaacttcacgtcctgtaaaggctcgaaccaatccgattgcaggaactgcagcaccacattaagatcccaaggtgccgtaggaggcacaaagggtggttgaatatgcagaacccctttcaagaacgtctgaacctcaggaagagccaccaattgtttctgaaagaaaatggacaaggccgaaatctggacgttgatggagcccaagcgtaagccaacatccacacctgcttgcagaaagaggtgaaaccgtccaagttgaaacttcaccgtaggaaacttcttagattcacaccaagacacatactttttccaaatccgatggtaacgtttttacgttactcccttcctaacctgtatcagggtaggaattatctttttcagaatgcctttccgagctaagatctggcgttcaacctccatgctgtcaaacgtagtcgcggtaagtcttgataggcgaatggcccctgttggagaaggtcctcgcgaagaggaagaggcctcgaatcctccagcagtaattccaagcccttcttggccagtccggagcaaggaggatcacctgaactcttgttctttttattagtttgagaatccttgggatgagtggaagtggagggaacaaatACACTGGCTGGAACACCCactgagttaccagggcgtccaccgccactgcttgcgggtcccttgacctggaacagtacctctgaagcttcttgttgaggcgagaggctatcatgtctatctgaggtacaccccatcggcttgttacctctgcgaatacctccgggtggaggccccattctcctggatggagatcgtgtctgctgaggaagtacgcaAATggaaattgctgacagcgccaccgcgtgcctttctgcccagaggaggattctggttacctctggcattgccgctctgctcttcattctgccctgtcagtttatgtaggacactgccgttacattgtccaactgaacctgaatggcctgatcttgcagaagatgagccgcttgtagaaggccgttgtatatggcccgtagttccagaatgtttatcggaaggatggattccagacttgactactttccttggaagctttccccttgggtgacagctccccaacctctgagacttgcatccgtgggtacaaggatccaattttgaatcccgaatctgcggccctcgagtaggtgagaagtttgcagccaccagaggagtgaaattctggctttcggcgacaggcgtatccgctggtgcatgtgaagatgtgatcctgaccatttgtctaggagatccagttggaaggaccttgcaGAAACCggcagaaacaccttctgcacttccgtgtcaagtatcAACCCTAGGAAgggcagcctccttgtcggctccaaacgtgactttggaaggttcaggatccacccatgatcctggagtagagttgagagagcaatactctgcaacaacctctcccttgaagatgcctttatcagcagatcgtccagatatggaattatgttcacttcttgcctgcggagtagcatcatctctgccatgaccttggtgaacactctcagtgctgtggagaggccaataggcagtgcctggaactgatagtgacaatacagcagcgcaaatctgagataagcctagtgaggcggccagatcggaatgtgaaggtatgcatccttgatatccagggataccaggaattccccctcctccagacctgacatcaccgctctcagagactccatcttgaatttgaattccctcaagtaggggttcaattactttaggtttaatattggccttaccgaaccgtccggcttcggtaccacaaacaggtttaagtaataacccttgtgttgtaggtggagtggaacgggaacaatgacatttgtttgaaccaatttttgaatggcttcctgtagaatagcgcTGTCTGTCAGCGAAaccggtaagcctgatttgaagaatctatgaggtgggagttcttgaaactccagtctgtatccctgggacacaatatcctttacccaggggtctaggcatgatgacgccccaaacgtgactgaaagcttttagtctcgttcccacctgcccgacctccaggctggggggtccaccgtcatgctgaagattttgaggaagcagaacctggtttctgttcctgggaacctgatggtgcaggttttctggactttccccgacctcctctaaagaaggtagaagggggtttggatttcttaaattttgcggtccgaaaggactgcagtgtaggcgaaggataagatttcctagccgttggtgctgctgagggaagaaaggttgacttacccgcagttgccgtggagatccatgcatccccaaacaaagcctgacctgtgaagggtaggttctccacacttctcttggattccgcatctgcagtccattggagtagccagagtcctctgcgtgccgagaccgccagaggagtagcccttgcattcagcatgccaaggtctttcatggcctccaccatgaaccctgcagaatcctgtaagtgacgtaagaacaaatcaatgtcacttctatcaatagtatccaagtcctctagcaatgtgcctgaccactttactatggctttagaaatccacgaacaagcaatagtgggccgtaaagtgacgccattagctgtgtatagtgatttcagTGTAATCTCAATCTTACAGTCAGCCGattcttttaaagcggttgaaccaggaacagataaaaccaccttttttgacaacctagatacagatgcgtcaactataggtgggatttcccactttttcctatcctcttcaggaaaaggaaaagcaatgagaaccctttttgggatctggaattttttctctgggttttccaaggatttttcaaacaaagagtttaactccttggaagccagaaaggtaagcaaggatttcttactttctgtaaaataagattccgccacctgttcaggtacgttctcagaaatgtgtaaaacatccctaatggcttcaatcagtatcagtcggtatcagtgtcagcttgcattatcttggcaagtgtacgcttttgtgggtatgtaggtggggtttttgatgaagtagtgggggccaaatattgtaacccctccacagatttcctgaaaaactgcgtctctttctcagtatgtgacatccttgtagaaatctgggatatcattccccttaaagaatccacccatgggggttcggattcagaaggttgagacagtatattgcagtcctgagtacatggaatagactcctcaggagaagataaacactctgcagcacaggacacagagtccttagacatggtaatgtgggatatacacacacacgaaaatgtcagatacagtttcccccagagtaccttcagagagtcacagagtctaaggagccagccacacagcgcccttgtgAGCAGTTTTTATGATAAAAGCCCAGCGCTGAgtaaccaaccttaataggttgatAATTACCAACAATGCactcccccccctgtctataacaccctggtaccgtagtaactggagttatctggagggtcagcactccctgtcagcgtcttcttgtatgtctgcagggaggaaatcggcgctggtgaatgctggatacactctgaggagaagcccctccccctgtaatggcgtgcgacttcccgcacaaatttgattatactggccagaggtttcaatgctaacagcgggattagcccctgctagcatctgtgaccagtttagggtgaccgCGCTGGCCCAGGACTCCCCTCCATGCGCCTACACTAAGTGTtgatgagccttcctggagcgcagcctgtcagagcagcgctcccacccttgtgccaccatacccgccggcgacccgttaaccgggacgccggcgctgtactcaccaccttctatcttctggctctgttagggggtggcggtcgTGCTGCGGGAGTGATCGGTCGCCTCGTGggattgcgatcatcaccctcaggagctcagtgtcctgtcagcggagatagagaaccattaacttctagagttggttcctactcccccctaagtcccacgaagcaggaaggctgttgccagcggccttcctgtacctaatggtctaataaaaaaaaaaaaaactaagaaaactctttctagctctcctagctgtgaccagctcccacgggcacattttctaaactgagtctggtaggaggggcatagagggaggagccagcccacactattaatctcttaaagtgcccatggctcctagtggacccgtctatacccatggtactaatgtggaccccagcatcctctaggacgtaagagaaatataaaccTAGTCAGCACATATAGGATTTAGATATATTATAAAGGACCAACTGTAACTTTCTCGTTTTCATTAGCGTAACCTGCTCTAGACAGATAAAGGCAAATACGTACCTGACAGTTACAGTTCATTTGGGCTACTATGTAATAGGTTACTATAGACATTAGTCTTGTCCTCTTCAGCTACATGGTTAATTGTCCGTATaactagtgttccttctaggctgtttcagcagggtgctgcaccctgcccatttttgaaatgtgaaaaagcaccctgcccttttttagtgcaccctgcaggaccataactcgcccccttgtatacagaatgcaacagtcagagtgcatgttataaTGTTGTAGTCTACTCcatgcccacctctgaaattggaacacaatttctatccttagccaactggatggcagcggaggcactgtaaataacacagcactctgataaagagggaaagaacagggtaagcagtgagcatgtactactTACACTatgtccctagtagaacagacttattttttcccCCTATATATTtcaacccattgtttaacttttctgttttataacacatatggattttaactacttcagcactggaacagacatttataattatctacttatgtatatgctacagccgatctttcaagaagactggacatatacagtatgtttctcagtacagatgttaggtgtcttatatgtatgcatgggtatatgatttactaagggcaaaatgtatgtacaaaaactataaacatatgcgctatgcttgtgcgcaaagcgtcacatcaaaaatgtgcccttcaaaataaaaatgtgccctcttcaatgctcagcaccctgccctaaaaaaatcctagagtgaacactaataacaGTTATCAGCATAGAACGTGACTCTATTGTAAGTATGCCAGTAAAGGTCACTCTCACAGTCTGACACACGTACGGAGGTCAGGGATCCCAGCTGAGTACATGGTGAGAATGCACCCCTAAGAGAGACACCAAGAGGATCAGTGCGCAGCATGTTATCTCAAACATAGTCCAGCAACTCTGTCTCCATCTCATTCTCGCTGCCTTCAGAAGGGTGaaattcttcctcctcctcttcatcttcctccTCATCCCCAGACTCATATGTGAGCTGCTCCTTGCTGTCAGCAGAGGTGGAGGGGCCGGAGAACAGGGCTAAGGCAAGAAGGTATAATGGAAAAACAACCATTAGGACATGCTGCAGAAATATTCTCCCCAGGAAGCACTATGATAACTTTGGCAAGTAATGCTGGTCCAAATCAGAAATGTATATGGCGGAAAGAATAAAAACACTTCCAACATCCCGCCACCCCTGCTGACATCACGCAAACGGAAGAAGCTACTTACCtctagtatgtgtgcccacacatTCCCTTCTCATGAATACAGAAGAAGATGCGTATCATGTGCCTGGCTATTCTAGATGGAGATATACAATGTCCCTTCTTACCTGGCCTCTTGGAACGGATGATCTGCTTGATCATGAGGGACATGGAGTCTCTGAGTTGGTCGCTGGTCTTTGGAAGACACCAGCCATCCCGTTCAGTGCATTCTGTTTCTGCACCATCATTCCGCTTAATGACTTCCTGCAAACTACAGCGGGGTATTCACAACATTTATTAATAACCTGTCTAAAATCTGGCACATATTCAGCATATTTAAAGTGCTAGAGTGTGAATAAGAAGAGATTAATATTTGCATTACACTTTATATAGCAAAAACATGTTGTGCAGTTTAGTACAGAGAATGTTTATGCACTGACGTCCGTCTCTGCTTCCATGTAAACTTACACTTATTTACATGTAACTGGTTAGAAGCAGAATGTGACAGTTTAAAGTCCCCTGGAGGATGAGTAGGACAGTGATCCGTCCGTGATAGGTGAGGTGTAAACAGTTAGGGGGtaaggagaagaggagagagatGGAAACAAAAAAAGGAAGAGAGGGAAGAGCTTCAGGAAGGCGGGAGATGGAGTAAGCAGAGGGTCCAAATGGCAAAATAAAGTTCTTGTCATGTGTGAGAAACAGGTCAATGAGAGCCAAGCGTGGCAGCAACAGGTCAATGAGCAACAGCTTATTTGCGAGAAACAGGCCAATGAGGCCAAGCATGGCAGCAACCGGTCAATGAGCAACAGGTCATGTGCAACAAACAGGTCAATGAGAGCCAAGTGTGGCAGCAACCGGTCAATAAGCAACAGGTCATGTGTGAGAAACAGGTCAACGGGAGCGAGGCATGGCAGCAGAATTGTAGAGGTACCACGGTTCTCATACGATTTATTTAGGTTGGGGACTAGATATTTATTGGATGTAGTTTTCCAGTGGAAATCAAAGTTAAGCTCGAGACGTTCTGAGAGGTGGCCTCAGATTTACTATGGTTGACTTGATTACTGGAAATCGCCCCAAAATCAGAACGTTCTCAGTAGAATACATGAAGTGTGTTGAGGAGGTCATCAGCAAAGAGGGAGATTTTGTATTGTAATATCTGAAATGTCCGCGTTAAATGGAATGCTGTATGAAGCTGTTTTTTAAAATCCAACTTGTATTTTAGgtttaacataaaaaataaaaaaagaagacaaCAGCAACAAATGAAGAGATGGATTTGCAAATAAAATAGATATTGATGATCAGAAAGATATAGGAAGAGAGTAATATGGACACAGTATTGTTCATATAAGTACCTATAAGAGGTAACCCTAATTCTAGCATCACTCTGTAACTGGAGCAGGAAATATACAATTAAATGAAAATATAATATTCTAGCTATCTACAGCTAAACGCAGCCAAATTCAGCTGTTTCAGTGAAAAAGAAAATGCACAACTATGACAGTATTCTGTACCTGTCCACATTTAAATCACACAGCTGGTAAAACATCTGACGGTACGGAGGCAAATTCCCTTCACGGAAAATGTAGACTGAATCCTGTGAGGATAGAGGAGAGGAAGACAAATATAAAGAGAGACGGTCTGCAGAAAGTGGTCATGATGTGGCTTTACAAGACAGTTCAGGTACATATTCCTCAGGGGAAGGCTCTCAGAGTGAGTAATGCCACCCACAGGGAACCGCGCTCACCTTCAGTTTGTACTTGTTAGATGGTGGCTTTTTACTCTCTTTGGAGCTTGAAGCTCCCAGTCCATGAGTCAGGTCCTGCATGCTGACTGCCTGGGGGGCTGCAAGACAAATACATGCATTCATTAACGGCACCTCAAAAATGACTAAATGGAGAGGAAGGTGTAATAAGTACTAAAGGTTAATTTCTAAAGACTAAATACCAAAAAAACATCAAACTCACAGCGAAAGTGAGATATTTCTGATGAGCTAACAGCTGATCATGAAAAGCAAGGAATATAGCTACTCACTTGGCTTCTGCAGAGTGATGGGAAGACTGTAGTTGTAGGTGCTGCGCTTGGCTTTAACGGGCATCTCGTTTGGTGTATACCCTATTTAGGAAAGAAACATCTGATCATGTGATCTATATCAATGAAAGTGAGTTTGTGATCggagttgggggaagggggggcagctaTATCAAGTCAAGCAGATGCCACCTCCCTCAGCTCATCTGTCATTATTTACCATATTTCATCCCACAACGTATCCGGAAATCAAGTAGTTGGTAGATTTTAGCTTCCGGGTTTTTCCTTGGGTCATAGCCAAACCGCACCCATAGGCTCCTCCATGGTCCCGTCAACTAAACAGAGGGCAGACGCAGTAAAAGAACCAGACATACAACAGCAGATGCAGAAACAAATTGCAGCAAGTCTAGGTACTACTTATGAAGAGTTATCATTGTACGTTCAGCGCTGTGCGGGAAAATTATTCTCACATTGAAATAACCCTGATGTGCTACCAATACTCACCATGTAATAAGCTACATAAGGTAACAGCAACTTGAGCTTGTCCGGGTGGAGACTGACATTGGCTTTTATTGCACTTCGGGACCAAATGGGACGGATGTTGAAGAGCTGAAGAAAGAGGCCCAAATAAAAAAATCGAAAATAAGAAAATTTGTACATTCCACTAAAAATCATCGGCCAGGGAAGTAAGGCCAGGGAGGAGTATTGGCCAGGGCAGTGAGCCCAGAGAGGGGAACCGGCCAGGGCGGTGAGCCCAGAGAGGGGAACCGGCCAGGGCAGTGAGCCCAGAGAGGGGAACCGGCCAGGGCAGTGAGACCAGAGA
Coding sequences within:
- the GTF3C5 gene encoding general transcription factor 3C polypeptide 5: MEGSGTVTLPRSQKLMVCVEYPGLVQNVDKMLLTLGGEEAVSRVYADPSKRLELYFRPKDPYCHPLCANRFPTTTMILRVKKKTRKKSPIEAEMGNQDPEGTVSMEIIGVVGTVYKFQGMADFQYLAFTCGTDGSRTSLYDKILLKKPEKEDFFHQDITLHIPPPIFSRLDTQVDYYYRPNINHRDGYQPPHLSSDNLIGLSRARRPHNAIFVVFEDEVVPTEPHPAAAKNWRKICTNTLDKKIEQEMRRLFNIRPIWSRSAIKANVSLHPDKLKLLLPYVAYYMLTGPWRSLWVRFGYDPRKNPEAKIYQLLDFRIRCGMKYGYTPNEMPVKAKRSTYNYSLPITLQKPTPQAVSMQDLTHGLGASSSKESKKPPSNKYKLKDSVYIFREGNLPPYRQMFYQLCDLNVDSLQEVIKRNDGAETECTERDGWCLPKTSDQLRDSMSLMIKQIIRSKRPALFSGPSTSADSKEQLTYESGDEEEDEEEEEEFHPSEGSENEMETELLDYV